The Stigmatella ashevillena genomic sequence GTGGCCCAGGCCGCTGGAGCCTGCTGGAACTCGATGAGTTGCTGTATCCAGAATCACCCTCTGACTCCGGTGCAGAGCTGCGGCGCTGATCCTCTCGAAGCGGCGGAGGTCCTCGAAGCGCTCGGGCAATTTGCAGCCGCTGCACGGGTCTTGGAAGCGGCTGGACGGAAGGAGCCGCCATGGAAGAAGGAGTGCCGTCGACTCTACACCGAGTGCATGGATAAGGGCTGGGTCGGAACATGGAACTGTGTGGACTGCCTCCGGTACTGTGAAGGCCAGCAGGGGGTCTGGCCGGAGGATCGGTGCTTCCCAGAGGATGGCCAGTGGTAGGTGAGACCATGACCGCTGAGATTGATTGGGGACCCATCCGGGCACTGGGGCAGCGCGTGATCGAGAGCGGCGAACCGCTTGAACTCACGGATGAGGTGCGTTCCCTCTTGCGAAGGTCCGCCTCGGAAGTGGCGATTCCTCCAGAGGATGCGGAGAATGCTCTACGCAGTGTGCCCACGGCCACCACGCTGCTCGGGGAGATCACGCGCCGCATCCGGGAAGGCTCGGACCGACTAGGCGAGGCCCGACACCGGGCGTATGACCTCAGGGACACTGGGGACCTGGACGGCGCGTGCAGGCAGATGGAAGAGGTGCTCGCCGTTGAGGTCGTTCCGCTGTATCGCAAGCGCGCCGAATCCATGATTCGCGAGACAACCCGGCTCAAATCGGTTGCTGCGAGCGGACAGCCTGATCCGAAGCTCTCCGACCGGGCTCAACTCCCGGTCCTTCTGCACCGCGTTCAGCAAGGGCATCCGCTGGAACTCACCGAGGGGATGCGCGCCTTCCTGCGACGGGCCGCCGCTGACGTAGGCATGAGCGAGGCCGAAACGGAACCGTCGCTAGGCAGTCCTGAGCGTGCAGGGGCGCTTCTCGGGCAGATCAGGGGGCGCCTCCGTGACGCCTCAGACCGGCTTGAGGGCGCCATGTCCCGGATGATGGAACTCCGGGATGCTGGCGATCTCGAAGGGGCACGCCAGCAGATCCGCGACTGGCTCGCCGTGGAGGTCGTCCCGAGGTACCGCCGCGCCGCCGAGGAGAACCTGGCGGGCCTGGACGAACCACCCCCAGGACCGTTGGCTTAGCGCACGTCACTTCGCGCGGAGCTGACGGAAGCACTCCCGGAGTTCGCGCGCGAAGAGCGCCGGTTGCTCGAACGCCGCGAAGTGGCCACCCCGGTCGGGCTCGTTCCAGTAGATGAGCTTCGAGTAGGTCTGCTCGGCCCAGCGCTTCGGTGCGCGGAAGAGTTCGCGCGGGAAGACGCTGACCCCGACCGGGAGGTCCAGCTTTCCACCTGAGAAGTTGGAGCCGGCATTCTCCCAGTAGATGCGCGCCGAGGAGGCCGCCGTGTCCGTCAGCCAGTAGAGCGAGATGTTGTCGAGCATCTCGTCTCGGCTCAGCGCTGACTCCGGATCGCCTTTGTTGTCGGTCCAGCCTTGGAACTTCTCGTAGATCCACGCGGCCTGGCCCGAGGGGGAGTCGGCCAGGGCGTAGCCCACCGTCTGGGGACGCGTGGTCTGCAAGAGGAAGTAGCCCGACCCGTGGGTGTTGAACTCCTGTGCCCCCGCCAGCGCCCGTTGTTCCTCGGGCGTGAGGTTGTCGGTGGGAATCTTCTCCGGGAAGACGAGCGGGAAGTTCAGGTGGATGCCCGCAAGCCCAGCCGCCTTGAGATGGGCCAGGGCGGTGGTGACGCCCGCTCCCCAGTCACCGCCTTGCGCGACCCAGTGCGTGTAGCCCAGCCGCTGCATCAGCTCCGCCCAAGCCTTGGCGATGCGCGCCATGTTCCAGCCCTTCTGGGTGGGCTTGTCCGAGAAGCCGAAACCCGGCAGCGAGGGAAGGATGACGTGAAAGGCGTCCTCTGGCGTGCCGCCGTGGGCGGTGGGGTCCGTCAGCAAGGGGATGAGCTTGAGAAATTCGATGACCGAGCCGGGCCAGCCGTGGGTGAGGAGAATCGGCAGGGCGTTCTCATGCTTGGACCGCGCGTGGATGAAGTGGATGCCCAGCCCGTCGAGCTGCGTGCGGTAGTTCGGGAAGCGGTTGAGCGTGGCTTCGGCGCGCCGCCAGTCATAGCGGGTGCGCCAGTATTCGACGAGCGCCTGGAGCTTCGCCAGCGGAACGCCCTGGGACCAGTCGTCCACCGTTTCGCGCTCGGGCCAGCGCGTCGAGCCCAGCCGCCGCTTCAGGTCGGTGAGCGCGCTCTGGGGCACGGCGATCTTGAACGGGGTGATGCCCGGGGTGGCGGGGGGAAGGCTGACGCCCGCCGGGGCTGCGGACGCGATGCCGGGTTTCACCAGGGCCGCACCGGCGGCGAGGGCCGCTCCGTGCAGCAAGGCGCGGCGTGAGGGCGGCGGGGGAACGGGGGCTGCGCCTTCGCCCGGCTGCTCTGCGACTGTCTTCGTCATGGTCGTGCTCCAGGTGCGCGTGCGTCAGAAAGGCTGCGCACCGGAGCGTTTCACAACACCCGGCGTGCGCACCATCCGGTACGCACGCCGGGAACACGTCAGGGTTTAGTGGACGAAGGTCTCGGACTTGCGGATGAAGTCCGTCGACACTTCTTCACTCGGGCCTTCGAATGCGGAGCGGACCTGGAGGATCTTCTTCAGGTGGGTGATGTCCTTGATCGGGCCCACCGGGAACTTCGGATCCTTGATGGGATCGACCGGATCGAGGGGGACCACTCCGCCAATCTCTCCGATCTGATCGATGAAGCCAGGATTGCCCACGGAGATGTTGGTGCACGTGGTGCAGAAGGCGACCTCGTACAGGCGCTTCCACCGCCGCTCGAGATCCGCGAACCGCCAGGTCGCCGACCCGGAGAACTGCGTGTCCGCGACGTTCCACCCCAGTCCAGGGCCCGTGCCCGTCAGGAACCGCGACAGGGTGACGGGGATGCCCGTGGTGCTCACGTGGGTGAAGTTCGTCTTGGTGTCGCCGGCATGGCAACCGCTGCAGGTATTGAGGGAGAACTCGTGCCGGGCGCAGACATTGGCGGCGCTGGCCCCGGAGGCTCCCGTGGCCTTCCAATGCGTCAAAGTCGAGGGAACGAGCGAGTTGCCACCTCGGAAATTCAGGCCCGCGAACGAGTACGGCACGTTGTGCGCGGTCGAGCAGTTGTTGGGCAGCAGGCCGACCACGGACGGAAGCGTGGACGAGACGGGGCCCAGCACGTAGTTGCTGACGGTGGGGCTGGTCGTGAACGGGAAGGCGGCGTCATTCGGCGTCTGGGCGACCGTGTGCGCGCGCAGCAGGCCGTTCGACGGCGTGTCCGTCCCCGCGCTGGGGTTCTCGTTGGTCAGCGTGAACTCACGCATCTCCCACTGGTTGCCGAAAGGCAGCTCGTTGGTACGGATCTGGTTGATGGCGTTCTGGTTGCCCTTGCTGGGCGCGCTGTCGGCCAGCACCACGCTCTGGGTCAAGCCCTGGAGGTGCGACAGGTAGCTGGCATTGAAGCCGCCGAAGGTGTTGAGCGTCGTCCATTTCTTGGCCCACTGCACCACGTTGGAGCAGCCGGTGATGGGCACGCCGTACTCGAAGATGACGGTGGCGGGCTTCAGGCCGCAGGTGGACTGGGAGCCCGCGCCCCAGGGGTTCGGCTGGACGATGCCGAAGATGAAGCGCAGCTCCCCGGCGTCCGTGGGGCGGCTGACCGTCCTGCCGCCGTACCCGCTGGGACCCGAGGTGGTGTTGCCGAGATCCAGGCGGTTGACGATCGCCAGCAGGCGGAACGGGGCGATGTTGAGTTTGAGCGGTCCGCTCAGGGTGAGGGTCTGGATGCCGCCGGTGCTGGTCATGGTCGCGGTGACGCCGCTGGCGGTGGCCCAGGGCTTGATCACCTGATTGAACATGCCGCTGGCGCGATGCTGAACGGTGTCGCCGTTGACGACGTAGTTGTTGAGCCACATCTCCAGCCACCGCTGCGTGAAGACCTCGGGCGAGAAGCCGGAGCCCGTGGCCATCTGGCGGATCAGGTGGGCGAAGGTCCACACCCCGCCCTGGGTTCCCGCTCCCGTGCAGGGATCCCACGTCCGGGCCGGATTGAGCACGACGGACGGAGAGGTGATGAACAGGGACTCGCCCCAGCCCTGGAGGGTGGAGGCGGGCGCGGACGGGCAGAACGTGACGGGCTGGGGCTTTCCGCCGTTGAAGATGCCCTCTTCGAAGGAGATGCCCTGGCTGATCCCCGTGGGCACGCGGCCGTCGAAGACGATGGACTTCTCGGTGGTCTGGCCGTGCTTGCCGGAGGCCAGGGTCCTCTCGTCCTCGATCCGGCGGGTGATTTCCTTCGTGTCGAACTTGGTGAAGGCGGTGAAAAACTCATCCCCGGGGCTGGAGTCAATGAGCCCCAGCTCGGCGAGCGCCTTGGAGCGGAACAGGACCAGCGGCTTCTCGGGCTCGCCCACGATGCGCACCAAGCTGTCTTCGAGCTCCCGGTTGGTGGGCGGAGGCAGCTTCACGTGCAGGGCGACGTTCTCGCTGAGTTCCGTCTTGTCCTTGAGGAGCTGGAGGGACACCTGGGAGGCGTCCTCCGGCTTCACGAAGGGGAGCTTCAACAGATCATCGGAGAATCCATCCTCGTCGGCGGCCTGGACCTGGGAGGACGGAGGGCGGGCTGCTTCGTCCAGCTCGGCCTCTTCGTGGGAGCAACCGCTAACAGAGAGCAGCGTCCCAGCCAGCAGCAGCGCGGAGATGCGCCCCTTCTGGCCAAGGCGGGTGGGTCGATGCATAAGGTCCTCTCCTGGGGGATGGGTGAGCAATCACCCGAAGTCATGAATAAAGAAGAAAAACTGATGATCCTGACGGCGGAGGGGGGCCTGTGCAGAATGCATGCCGGATCGAGCCTGCAGGAGGGCGTCCCGGCCTTGTGGCCCGTCACGTTACAAAACAGCCGCTGGGTGTAGCGCGAGAGGTTACGGCGGCGGGCGAGGCAGTCCGTGGGGGGAAGCCGTCTGGGGCAGGGCCTCGGCCTCTGTGAACCGGTGCTCCCGGTGCGTGTCCCGCATGAAGAGGTAGACGAGCAGCGAGCACAGGATGCAGGCGGTGACGTACCAGAAGAACCACGTCTCACGGCCTGACAGCTTGAGCCAGGTGCCCAGGTACTCCGCCGTTCCTCCGAAGAGGGAGACGGTCAGCGCGTACGGCAACCCCACGCCCAGGGCGCGGATGCTCGCCGGGAACAGCTCCGCCTTCACCACCGCGTTGATGGACGTGTAGCCGGAGACGATGACCAGCGCCGCCATCACCAGCAGGAACGCCGTCCAGGCATCCCGGGCCTGTGTCAGCGCCGTCAACAGGGGCACCGTCCCCACCGTGCCCATGATCCCGAACCACAGCAGCACGGGTCTGCGGCCCACCTTGTCGGAGAGAAAGCCGAACACGGGCTGCAGCAACATATAAAGGAAGAGGGAGGCCACCGAGATGAGCGTGGCCTGGTCTCTCGACAGGCCCACCGAGTTCACCAGGAACTTCTGCATGTAGACGGTGTACGTGTAGAAGGCGAGCGTCCCGCCCAGGGTGAGCCCCACCACGAGGGCGATCTCCCGGGGGTGGCGCAGCAACTCCCGCATCGGGTGGCGCACCGGGCGCTTCGCCGCCTCCGCCTGGAAGGCCTCCGTCTCCACCATGTTCCGGCGCATGTAGAAGCCGAACACCGACAGGGATGCGCCGCACACGAACGGGATGCGCCAACCCCACGCCTCGAGCTGCTCCTGGGTGAGCACCAGGCGCTGGAGCACCAGCAACGTCACGGTTGCCAGAAGCTGTCCCATGATGAGCGTGACGTATTGGAAGGAGCTGTAGAAGCCGCGGTGGCGCGAGGTGGCCACCTCGCTCAGGTACGTGGCACTGGTGCCGTACTCGCCGCCGAGCGAGAGCCCTTGCAGCAGCCGGGCGAGGACGAGCACCCCAGGCGCCGCCACACCGATCTGTTGATAGGTGGGGCAGAGCGCGATGATGAGTGAGCCCAGACACATCAGCGTGACGGACAGCGTCAACGCGGCGCGGCGCCCATGGAGGTCCGCGTAGCTTCCCATGACCCAGCCCCCGAGGGGACGCACCAGGAAGCCCAGCGCGAAGACGCCCGCGGTGTTGAGCTGCTCGACGAGGGGATTGCCGTGGGGAAAGAACGCCTTGGCGAAGTACAGCGAGAAGGCCGAGTAGATATAGAAGTCGTACCACTCGATGAGGTTGCCGACCGAGCCGCCGAAGATGGAGCGCAGACGTTGGCGCACGCCAGGCACGTGAAGGGCCGTCATGCCGCCATGATGCCAGCGCCCCAAAGCAAAGGGCGGGAGTTTCCCCCCGCCCTCGCGCATCAACCCGGTGCTGGGGTGAAGCCGCCTACGCGTGGGCGGTCTTCTCTTGGCCCACGTTGATGTTCTGCTTGTTCAGGTAGTTGATGGCCTTGTCCTTGACCGTGGTGCGCAGGTCCACGCCCGGGGTAGGGGCCAGCAGCAGGGCCACCACGCTGCCCAGCGCGGCGCCGATCACGAACGCGCCCAGGCCGCCGAGGCTGGCCTTCGCGGGCCTGTAGCTGGTGAGCCCGATGTGATGCAGCAAGTCATCCGGGTCGAAGTCGTCCCACTTGTTCCGGGCGATGCGCGGCACGTCGTTGGTCAGCTTCTGCGCCAGCCACTTCCGGTACAGCCCGCTCTTCGCGAACAGCTTGGCCTTCTTCGTCATGAACATGGTTGATCCCTCCTGGGCCTGACAGTGTCGAGAGCACCGCGCCCCGCCGGTCACGCTCCCCGTGTGTAGAGAAAGTAGGGAGAGGTGCCGAGCCCGCCATCCCCTGGCACCGTCTTTCTGGCCAGGCAGGCAGACGGGCCCTGGGGCGTCGGCTCCCTGACGCCTCCCCGCCAAGAGGGCAGCCAGCCAAGCGCCTTTCTGTTATGTGGCCCCAGCCATGTCCTACGACCAGAAGCTTCTCGAGAAGATCGCCGAAGTGGAGAAGGGCGGCGCGGAGAAGTACCACGCGAAGAACCGTGAGGCGGGCAAGCTGTTCGCGCGCGAGCGCATCCGGCTGCTCGTGGACGCGGACTCCTTCGTGGAGGACGCGAAGCTCGCCAACAATGAGGATCCGGAACTGCCCTCCGATGGTGTCATCACCGGCCTGGGTCAGGTGGCTGGCCGCACCGTGGCCATCATGGCCAACGACTCCACGGTGAAGGCGGGCAGCTGGGGCGCCCGCACCGTGGAGAAGATCCTCCGCATCCAGGAGACGGCCCGCACCTTGCGCTGCCCGCTCTTCTACCTGGTGGACTCGGCCGGCGCGCGCATCACGGATCAGATGGAGATGTTCCCCGGCCGGCGGGGCGCCGGGCGCATCTTCTATAATGAGGTGCACCTGTCCGGGTACGTGCCCCAGGTGTGCCTGCTCTTTGGCCCCTCGGCGGCCGGAGGGGCCTACATCCCCGCCTTCTGCGATCTGGTCATCATGGTGGACGGCAACGCCTCCATGTACCTGGGCAGCCCGCGCATGGCGGAGATGGTCATCGGCGAGAAGGTGACGCTCGAGGAGATGGGCGGCGCGAAGATGCACTGCTCCGTGTCGGGGTGCGGCGATGTGCTGGTGAAGACGGAGCCGGAGGCCATCGAGGCCGCCAAGCAGTACCTGGCCTTCTTCCCGGAGAACTTCAGCCAGCTGCCGCCCCAGGCGGCCTCCGTGGCCCCCAAGGCCAGCGGCAAGACGCTGGAGGAGATCATCCCCGCGGACCAGAACAAGCCGTTCGACATGCACGCCCTCATCCAGGAGCTCATCGACGCGGGGAGCTGGTTCGAGGTGAAGAAGCTCTTTGCCCAGGAGCTCATCACCGGCCTGGCGCGCATTGGCGGCCGGCCGGTGGGCATCGTCGCCAACCAACCCAAGTACAAGGGGGGGGTGCTCTTCGTGGACTCGGCGGACAAGGCCGCGCGCTTCATCTGGCTGTGTGATGCCTTCAACATCCCGCTGCTCTACCTGTCGGACGTGCCGGGGTTCATGATCGGCACCAAGGTGGAGCGCGCGGGCATCATCCGCTCCGGGGCGAAGATGATCTCCGCCGTCTCCGAGGCCAGCGTGCCGCGCATCTGCGTGGTGGTCCGCAAGGCGTATGGCGCGGGCCTCTACGCCATGTCCGGGCCCGGTTTCGCCCCCAACTGCACCCTGGCGCTGCCCCAGGCGATGATCGCCGTCATGGGCCCCGAGGCCGCCGTCAACGCCGTCTACTTCAACAAGATCCAGGAGAAGCCCGAGGCCGAGCGGGCCGCCTACGTCCAGCAGCTCCGGGACGAGTACCGGGCGGACGTGGACATCTCCAAGCTGGCCAGCGAGCTGGTGGTGGACGAAGTCATCCCGGGCGAGCGCCTGCGTCATGAGCTGGACAAGCGCTTCACGCTCTACTCCCGGAGCAACGCACCGCGGCAGGAGAAGAAGCACGGCGTCCACCCGGTCTGAGGCCTGGCGAGCGTCCAGCTGTGGACGCTTCTGTTTCCTGCCATCAGGAAGGCTCGGACAATCCCCGGTTTGAAAATGGGATTCCGCTCGTTAGGAGACCCCGAGGAGGGGGCTCTCCTGCTATGAGTTCCCTTCGAAAACCATGGACTTCGAACTTCCAGAAAGCCACCGCGCCCTCCGGGCTTCCCTCAAGGACTTCTGCGAGCGCCGGGTGAAACCCTACGCCCGGGAGTGGGACCAGAACGAGACGTTTCCCATGGAGGTGGTCCGGGAGCTGGGCCAGCTCGGTGTCCTGGGCATGCTGGTCTCCGAGGAGTATGGCGGGGCGGCGATGGACAGCTTGGCCGTGGCGGTGGCCGTCGAAGAGATCGCCCGCTACGACGGCTCGCTGGCGCTCACGGTGGCCTCCCACAACGGCCTGGGGACCAGCCACATCCGCGTCTTCGGCAACGAGGCCCAGAAGCGCAAGTACCTGCCCAAGCTGGCCAGCGGCGAGTGGCTGGGGGCCTGGGGCCTCACCGAGCCCGGCTCGGGCTCGGATGCCTCGGGCCTGAAGGCCACGGCGGCGCGCCAGGGCGACACGTGGGTGCTCAACGGCGCCAAGATGTTCATCACCCAGGGCACCGTGGGCGATGCCTTCGTGGTGCTGGCGCTCACCAGCCCCGAGAAGCGCCAGAAGGGCATCACCGCCTTCATCCTGGAGAAGGGGATGAAGGGCTTCAGCCAGCGCCCCATTCACGGCAAGCTGGGCATGCGCTCCTCGGACACGGCGGAGCTTGTCCTGGAGAACGTGGAGGTGCCGGACTCGCAGCGGCTGGGCGAGGTGGACCGGGGCTTCATCGACACGCTGAAGATCCTCGACAAGGGCCGCATCACCATCGGCGCGCTGGCGGTGGGGCTCGGCCGGGGCGCGCTGGAGGAGTCCTTGCGGTACGCCCGCGAGCGCTCCGCCTTTGGCCAGCCCATCGCCGAGTTTCAGGGCCTGCGCTGGATGTTCGCGGACATGAAGACGGAGCTGGATGCGGCGCGCCTGCTGGTGCACCGCGCGGCCTCCCTGGCCGATCAGAACCAGCCGTACACCCAGGCGGCCTCCATGGCCAAGCTCTTCGCCTCCGAGGCGGCCACGCGCGCCTGCAACAAGGCCGTGCAGATCCACGGCGGCTATGGCTACACCCGCGAGTTCCCCGTCGAGCGTTACCTGCGCGACGCCAAGCTGTGCGAGATCGGCGAGGGGACCAGCGAGGTCCAGCGCACCGTCATCGCCCGTGAGATCTTCAAGGGGTAAGGATGCAGATGACGGCCTTGCTCGAGCAGCTCGGACTGAAGGTGGAGACCCTGGAGGGCGGCGTCCAGGCGACGCTCACGTTGGCTCCCCAGGTGGCCCCCGAGAACCCGGTCACCCACCAGCGCCTCTCTTACGTCACCTTCCAGGTGTCCGAGGAGCGGCTGACGCCCGTGGCGCCTCCGTCGGTGGTGGGGCTGCCCCCCATCGCCGTGGGTTCCTTGAAGAATGCGGAGGAGCTGGCCCTGCTCGTCCGGGAGCTCTTCGAGGAGCACCTGTTTCATGTGGAGCGCCGCTCCGCGCAGCTCAACGCGTTGGGGCTGCACCCCATCGTGGACCCGGAGACGCTCGAGCTGTCCGCGGAGCTGGAGTCCGGGCCGCTCCTCTTCACGGTGGTGGCGGACCGGCAGGGCTTCTTCCGGGTGGGCAAGGTGCTGCGCCAGGGGGCTCCCCTGGAGAGCAGTGCCGTGCACCGCTTCGAGCTGTCCGAGTTCCGCGAACGCAATGTCCTCGCGGGCTACCTGGCGGCCCTCTTCGACGAGCCGCCCGCCCGGCCTCCTCCGGGGCCTCTGAGCACGCGGGGCCTGGTGCGCTTCTCGGAGGTGGCGGAGCGCTTCGGCACCCAGGCCATCGTGCCGCCGCGCAGTCAGTTGGAGTTGCTCGTACAGATGTCCGTCAACGGCGAGTCCTACCGCTTCGCCGCGGCGAGGCTCGTGGGCCGCACCTTCCGGGGGCTTCTGGCCGGCTCGAAGGGCAAGGTCTGGGCGGAGCGCTTCGAACTGGATGACTTCCCAGGCATCGTCCCACTGGTGGCGAGCCTCCTGAAGGTTCCTCCCGAGGCCGTGAAGCTCATCGGCCCGGACACGCCACAGGAGTAGCGCGTGGAGAATCAGCGTCTGCAGGAGCGTGTCCAAGCGTTGGAAGTCCGGCTGGGGGTGCCCTTCCTCCGCAAGGACCTGGGGTTGGCGGCCCTCACCCACAAGAGCTACTTCAACGAGCACCGGGACGCCGGGCTCCAGGACAACGAGCGCCTGGAGTTCCTGGGGGATGCGGTGGTGGACCTGGCCATCAGTCACCGGCTCATGGAGCGCTTCCCCCTGGCCGCGGAGGGCGAGCTGTCCAAGCTGCGGGCCCTCATCGTCAACGAGGAGGGGCTGGCGCGCATCGCCCGGAGGCTGAGCCTGGGGGAGTTGCTGTTGCTGGGCCGCGGCGAGGAGATGACGGGGGGACGGGACAAGAACTCCCTGCTCGCCGACGCCCTGGAGGCCGTCGTGGGCGCGGTGTTCCTGGGGGCGGGGATGGAGCCGGTGATGGCGCTGGTGGACCAGCACTTCGCCGAGGCCCTGGACGGCGTGGCCGAGGGGCGCAGCGGCCTGGATTACAAGACGAAGCTCCAAGAGGACGCGCAGACGCGGCTGAAGGTGCCCCCGCGCTATCGGGTGGTGGCCGAGGCCGGGCCGGACCATGAGAAGACCTTCGAGGTGGAGGTCTCCATCGGCTCGGAGCTGTACGCGCGGGCCACCGGCCGGAACAAGAAGGAGGCCGAGCAGGCAGCCGCCCGGGCCACCCTGGACATGCTTCGCAAGGACGACACCCCGAAGTGAAACCCCTTGGACGAGGGGAGGGTGGCGAGTAGGTTCGCCGCCCATGCTCCGGATTCTCGCGGCTTCCCTCCTGCTGGCTGCCTCCCTCGCGGGGGCTCAACCCGCTGCTGGTAAGTGGACGAAGAAGGTCCAGGCCGGCAAGCCCCT encodes the following:
- a CDS encoding MFS transporter; the protein is MTALHVPGVRQRLRSIFGGSVGNLIEWYDFYIYSAFSLYFAKAFFPHGNPLVEQLNTAGVFALGFLVRPLGGWVMGSYADLHGRRAALTLSVTLMCLGSLIIALCPTYQQIGVAAPGVLVLARLLQGLSLGGEYGTSATYLSEVATSRHRGFYSSFQYVTLIMGQLLATVTLLVLQRLVLTQEQLEAWGWRIPFVCGASLSVFGFYMRRNMVETEAFQAEAAKRPVRHPMRELLRHPREIALVVGLTLGGTLAFYTYTVYMQKFLVNSVGLSRDQATLISVASLFLYMLLQPVFGFLSDKVGRRPVLLWFGIMGTVGTVPLLTALTQARDAWTAFLLVMAALVIVSGYTSINAVVKAELFPASIRALGVGLPYALTVSLFGGTAEYLGTWLKLSGRETWFFWYVTACILCSLLVYLFMRDTHREHRFTEAEALPQTASPHGLPRPPP
- a CDS encoding epoxide hydrolase family protein → MTKTVAEQPGEGAAPVPPPPSRRALLHGAALAAGAALVKPGIASAAPAGVSLPPATPGITPFKIAVPQSALTDLKRRLGSTRWPERETVDDWSQGVPLAKLQALVEYWRTRYDWRRAEATLNRFPNYRTQLDGLGIHFIHARSKHENALPILLTHGWPGSVIEFLKLIPLLTDPTAHGGTPEDAFHVILPSLPGFGFSDKPTQKGWNMARIAKAWAELMQRLGYTHWVAQGGDWGAGVTTALAHLKAAGLAGIHLNFPLVFPEKIPTDNLTPEEQRALAGAQEFNTHGSGYFLLQTTRPQTVGYALADSPSGQAAWIYEKFQGWTDNKGDPESALSRDEMLDNISLYWLTDTAASSARIYWENAGSNFSGGKLDLPVGVSVFPRELFRAPKRWAEQTYSKLIYWNEPDRGGHFAAFEQPALFARELRECFRQLRAK
- a CDS encoding acyl-CoA carboxylase subunit beta → MSYDQKLLEKIAEVEKGGAEKYHAKNREAGKLFARERIRLLVDADSFVEDAKLANNEDPELPSDGVITGLGQVAGRTVAIMANDSTVKAGSWGARTVEKILRIQETARTLRCPLFYLVDSAGARITDQMEMFPGRRGAGRIFYNEVHLSGYVPQVCLLFGPSAAGGAYIPAFCDLVIMVDGNASMYLGSPRMAEMVIGEKVTLEEMGGAKMHCSVSGCGDVLVKTEPEAIEAAKQYLAFFPENFSQLPPQAASVAPKASGKTLEEIIPADQNKPFDMHALIQELIDAGSWFEVKKLFAQELITGLARIGGRPVGIVANQPKYKGGVLFVDSADKAARFIWLCDAFNIPLLYLSDVPGFMIGTKVERAGIIRSGAKMISAVSEASVPRICVVVRKAYGAGLYAMSGPGFAPNCTLALPQAMIAVMGPEAAVNAVYFNKIQEKPEAERAAYVQQLRDEYRADVDISKLASELVVDEVIPGERLRHELDKRFTLYSRSNAPRQEKKHGVHPV
- a CDS encoding DUSAM domain-containing protein; this translates as MTAEIDWGPIRALGQRVIESGEPLELTDEVRSLLRRSASEVAIPPEDAENALRSVPTATTLLGEITRRIREGSDRLGEARHRAYDLRDTGDLDGACRQMEEVLAVEVVPLYRKRAESMIRETTRLKSVAASGQPDPKLSDRAQLPVLLHRVQQGHPLELTEGMRAFLRRAAADVGMSEAETEPSLGSPERAGALLGQIRGRLRDASDRLEGAMSRMMELRDAGDLEGARQQIRDWLAVEVVPRYRRAAEENLAGLDEPPPGPLA
- a CDS encoding YtxH domain-containing protein; translated protein: MFMTKKAKLFAKSGLYRKWLAQKLTNDVPRIARNKWDDFDPDDLLHHIGLTSYRPAKASLGGLGAFVIGAALGSVVALLLAPTPGVDLRTTVKDKAINYLNKQNINVGQEKTAHA
- a CDS encoding acyl-CoA dehydrogenase family protein, which produces MDFELPESHRALRASLKDFCERRVKPYAREWDQNETFPMEVVRELGQLGVLGMLVSEEYGGAAMDSLAVAVAVEEIARYDGSLALTVASHNGLGTSHIRVFGNEAQKRKYLPKLASGEWLGAWGLTEPGSGSDASGLKATAARQGDTWVLNGAKMFITQGTVGDAFVVLALTSPEKRQKGITAFILEKGMKGFSQRPIHGKLGMRSSDTAELVLENVEVPDSQRLGEVDRGFIDTLKILDKGRITIGALAVGLGRGALEESLRYARERSAFGQPIAEFQGLRWMFADMKTELDAARLLVHRAASLADQNQPYTQAASMAKLFASEAATRACNKAVQIHGGYGYTREFPVERYLRDAKLCEIGEGTSEVQRTVIAREIFKG
- the rnc gene encoding ribonuclease III; protein product: MENQRLQERVQALEVRLGVPFLRKDLGLAALTHKSYFNEHRDAGLQDNERLEFLGDAVVDLAISHRLMERFPLAAEGELSKLRALIVNEEGLARIARRLSLGELLLLGRGEEMTGGRDKNSLLADALEAVVGAVFLGAGMEPVMALVDQHFAEALDGVAEGRSGLDYKTKLQEDAQTRLKVPPRYRVVAEAGPDHEKTFEVEVSIGSELYARATGRNKKEAEQAAARATLDMLRKDDTPK